Below is a window of Demequina muriae DNA.
ATTGAGCGCGATCACTCCGAAGTACATGATGAGGAGCACGGGGATGCCGCGGAAGACGTGCGTGAACCCGTACGCAGCCCAGCGGACACCGGCGTAGGGCGCCTGGCGCGCGACGGTGAGGATGACGGCGAGTGCCGCGACGACGGGCACCGCGATCGCGACAGCCTTGAGCGTCCCCTGGACGAGTCCGGACCACAGCAGCGTGCGCCACACATCGGACGCCGTCTGATTGCGCGGCGGGTCCCACAGCACGGCCCAGCGATCGTCGAAGATGCCTCGCTGCCAGGCCGTCCACACGACCCATCCCACCAGCACGAGGATGACGGCCGTGAAGATGATGTTGTAGTAGACGTCGCGCCGCTTGGCCTTGGGGCCAGGGATGTCGAAGAGGACGTGCTGTTCACTCATCGCGCCACCGCCACTCGGGACTCGAGGCGCTCCGCCGCGACCGAGAGCGGCACTGTCAACACGAGGAACGCCAGCCCGATGCCGAAGAAAATGCCGACGACGTCCCCGGGATTGCCATTGGCCAGCCTGTTCGCAATGGCGACGAGTTCCGTGGTCGCGAAGCCGGCCGCGACGGAGGTGTTCTTGATGTGGGCCACGTAGACATTGATCAGCGGCGGCATGACGCTGCGAAACGCCTGCGGCATGATCACGTGCGTCAAGGTCTGGATGAAGGTGAGCCCCACGCTACGGGCCGCCTCGGCTTGGCCGACTCCGACGGAGTTGAC
It encodes the following:
- a CDS encoding amino acid ABC transporter permease; the encoded protein is MGALFDNLDVVAKAFGNTLWISVVAGILSFVWGVVLAAFRVSPVGPLRAFGTAYVNVIRNTPLTLVFIFFLAASPQLMGLVVPLGATMAIIAMTLYTSTFVCEAVRSGVNSVGVGQAEAARSVGLTFIQTLTHVIMPQAFRSVMPPLINVYVAHIKNTSVAAGFATTELVAIANRLANGNPGDVVGIFFGIGLAFLVLTVPLSVAAERLESRVAVAR